Proteins from one Natrinema salinisoli genomic window:
- a CDS encoding DUF5804 family protein, whose amino-acid sequence MTRVCLIGEAGTNLQYELLSRETAREALATYDLERPFENSLAVRTVSIGAAVSLLNDLNWYLTRFVNEVLVQEPSISDDEWLSRPLATQLRNGDVEPDETDEFCKLYGLERVDPEPNTPAGAVDSNRGPDDDPSGTTDSAGDGEPSAGADDSSDADRPGVAEPTHRLVEPLYVRRTDGELPEYDLRDVEETLIVRLTESEYTP is encoded by the coding sequence GTGACCCGCGTCTGTCTCATCGGCGAGGCCGGGACCAACCTCCAGTACGAGCTACTCTCCCGCGAAACGGCTCGCGAAGCGCTGGCGACCTACGATCTGGAGCGGCCGTTCGAGAACTCCCTCGCCGTCCGGACGGTGAGCATCGGCGCTGCCGTCTCGCTGCTGAACGACCTCAACTGGTATCTCACCCGGTTCGTCAACGAGGTCCTCGTCCAGGAACCGAGCATCAGCGACGACGAGTGGCTCTCGCGGCCGCTGGCGACGCAGCTCCGAAACGGCGACGTCGAGCCCGACGAAACCGACGAATTCTGCAAGCTGTACGGACTCGAGCGAGTTGACCCGGAGCCCAACACCCCTGCCGGAGCCGTCGACTCGAATCGGGGGCCGGACGACGACCCGAGCGGGACGACCGACTCCGCGGGGGACGGCGAACCGTCGGCGGGCGCGGACGACTCGAGCGACGCCGACCGGCCGGGCGTCGCCGAGCCGACGCATCGGCTCGTCGAACCGCTGTACGTGCGCCGAACCGACGGCGAACTTCCCGAATACGATCTCCGAGACGTCGAGGAAACGCTCATCGTCCGCCTCACTGAATCCGAATATACTCCCTGA
- a CDS encoding tRNA sulfurtransferase — translation MHPPGADTVLVRHGDLNTKSNTVKRYMEDRLAENLEALLADRSIPGEVERRWNRPLVHTSADAIEAATDAATDTFGVVSASPALTVSPEKERILEAVEEAALEHYDGGTFAVDARRADKSLPYDSEDLAREAGTAVWEAVEDEFEPEVDLDDPDLTFGVEVREDVAFVYLEMIDGPGGLPLGSQEPVIALVSGGIDSPVAAYEMMKRGSPVVPAYVDLGDYGGIDHEARAMETVRILSEYAPNFDMQVYRIPGGETVDLLVREMEQGRMLSLRRFFYRAAETLAERINADGIVTGEAAGQKSSQTIRNLGVTSRATRLPIHRPLLTRDKQYIVAQAREIGTFTDSTMNAGCNRVTPDQVETNARLKPLLRAEPDDLLERAEEAAKNAELVEP, via the coding sequence ATGCACCCCCCGGGAGCCGACACCGTCCTCGTTCGTCACGGGGACCTCAACACCAAGAGCAACACGGTCAAGCGGTACATGGAGGACCGCCTCGCGGAGAACCTCGAGGCCCTCCTCGCGGACCGGTCGATTCCCGGCGAGGTCGAGCGCCGGTGGAACCGGCCGCTCGTTCACACGAGCGCGGACGCCATCGAGGCCGCGACCGACGCCGCGACGGACACTTTCGGCGTCGTCTCCGCGAGCCCCGCCCTGACCGTCAGTCCCGAAAAGGAACGCATCCTCGAGGCGGTCGAAGAGGCCGCACTCGAGCACTACGACGGCGGCACGTTCGCGGTCGACGCCCGTCGAGCGGACAAGAGCCTCCCCTACGACAGCGAAGACCTGGCTCGCGAGGCCGGCACGGCCGTCTGGGAGGCCGTGGAGGACGAGTTCGAACCCGAAGTCGACCTCGACGATCCCGATCTCACGTTCGGCGTCGAAGTGCGCGAGGACGTGGCGTTCGTCTACCTCGAGATGATCGATGGGCCGGGCGGGCTCCCGCTCGGATCGCAGGAACCGGTCATCGCCCTGGTCAGCGGCGGGATCGACTCGCCCGTCGCGGCCTACGAGATGATGAAACGCGGCAGCCCGGTCGTCCCCGCCTACGTCGACCTCGGCGACTACGGCGGGATCGACCACGAGGCGCGCGCCATGGAAACGGTCCGAATCCTCTCGGAGTACGCGCCGAACTTCGACATGCAGGTCTACCGGATCCCCGGCGGCGAGACGGTCGATCTGCTGGTTCGGGAGATGGAACAGGGCCGGATGCTCTCCCTGCGCCGGTTCTTCTATCGTGCCGCGGAGACGCTGGCCGAACGCATTAACGCGGATGGAATCGTCACCGGCGAGGCCGCCGGCCAGAAGTCCAGTCAGACGATCCGGAACCTCGGCGTCACCAGCCGTGCGACGCGGTTGCCGATCCACCGGCCGCTGCTGACCCGTGACAAACAGTACATCGTCGCCCAGGCCCGCGAGATCGGTACGTTCACCGACTCGACCATGAACGCCGGCTGCAACCGCGTCACCCCCGATCAGGTCGAGACCAACGCTCGGCTAAAACCGCTGCTGCGGGCCGAACCGGACGACCTGCTCGAGCGCGCCGAGGAAGCGGCGAAGAACGCGGAACTGGTCGAACCCTGA
- a CDS encoding MFS transporter: MSPPSTRSDRVVYAVVASTFFVGFGGGVVFPILPNLGEVLGISAFMVGVILSANRWTRLVANGPAGVLVDRIGTRTPFVVGLAVEGLATFGYVIAIRSATPELWFVVARVTWGIGSALVFATAYTITADVSEASSRGTSMGIVRAGITFGFPAGMVLGGIVSEVYSNVWAFALAASFAGLASVIAFFIVPETHVESTDSSIKPWDFETTLPALTVGLVNFGLYFAYIGVLFSTLVLYLEVESLTLSVELAGYGIDYGEQGTSGLLMAVSALSGAVFTISGGKISDAVGARMPVLIAFLATSCAGFVVLTLAPSLGAVVLGCILIGAGQGGVGGPLTALLADLTPEDRMGRAMGTNNIFGDVGGGLGPLLSLPFATAVGYDVLYALSAIIPLIAGAVLVAGIYSYTGSLSPTVEESIV, from the coding sequence GTGTCACCGCCATCGACCCGTTCGGATCGCGTCGTCTACGCCGTCGTCGCGAGTACCTTCTTCGTCGGTTTCGGCGGCGGGGTCGTCTTCCCGATCCTGCCGAATCTCGGCGAGGTGCTGGGGATTTCCGCGTTCATGGTCGGCGTCATTCTCTCGGCGAACCGCTGGACGCGACTGGTGGCGAACGGGCCGGCCGGCGTGTTGGTCGACCGGATCGGGACTCGAACGCCGTTCGTCGTCGGGTTGGCGGTCGAGGGACTGGCGACGTTCGGTTACGTGATCGCGATCAGGTCCGCGACGCCGGAGCTCTGGTTCGTCGTCGCGCGGGTCACCTGGGGGATCGGGAGCGCGCTCGTGTTCGCGACGGCGTACACGATCACCGCCGACGTCAGCGAAGCCAGCTCGCGGGGAACGAGCATGGGCATCGTCCGGGCCGGAATCACCTTCGGCTTCCCCGCGGGCATGGTGCTGGGCGGCATCGTCAGCGAGGTCTACTCCAACGTCTGGGCGTTCGCCCTGGCGGCCTCGTTCGCCGGTCTCGCGAGCGTCATCGCGTTCTTCATCGTTCCCGAAACCCACGTCGAATCGACCGACTCGTCGATCAAACCCTGGGACTTCGAGACGACCCTGCCCGCGCTCACCGTCGGGCTGGTCAACTTCGGCCTCTACTTCGCGTACATCGGGGTACTCTTCTCGACGCTGGTGCTGTACCTCGAGGTCGAATCGCTCACGCTCTCGGTCGAACTCGCGGGCTACGGCATCGACTACGGGGAACAGGGGACTTCCGGACTGCTGATGGCGGTGTCCGCACTCTCAGGAGCGGTCTTTACGATCTCCGGCGGCAAGATCAGCGACGCCGTCGGCGCTCGGATGCCCGTCCTGATCGCCTTCCTCGCGACGAGCTGTGCCGGGTTCGTCGTGCTCACGCTCGCGCCGTCGTTGGGCGCCGTCGTACTCGGCTGTATCCTCATCGGCGCGGGACAGGGCGGCGTCGGCGGTCCACTTACGGCGCTGCTCGCAGATCTCACACCGGAGGATCGGATGGGCAGGGCGATGGGCACTAACAATATCTTCGGCGACGTCGGCGGCGGTCTCGGACCCTTGCTCTCGCTTCCGTTCGCCACCGCCGTCGGCTACGACGTGCTGTACGCCCTCAGCGCGATAATCCCGCTGATCGCCGGTGCCGTTCTCGTCGCCGGAATCTACTCGTACACCGGCAGCCTGAGCCCGACGGTCGAGGAGTCGATCGTGTGA
- a CDS encoding serine hydrolase domain-containing protein codes for MSTTLNRRRFLAGSAGAGAALATGSVPGCAQSTDSDSDPADHDDLEAFVDDAIESELAETDASGAVVSVVHDGSVALAKGYGETTFDGTDVTATETPVQTGSISKLVTFTAAMQLVDRGEIDPRSDVTDSLESVSIPDAEDPLTLAHLATHTPGFEIRSRNDTVGDLAHRQSLSTSISTYRPARVRPPGELMGYTNYAAAVTGQLVADVDGSSFEEYAQREIFAPLEMDRSTFAPVPDHLDGDGRDALVDALPWHSNVPPASGLWSTGADMAQFMLAHLQAGRTDAGRVLSREATEKMHSQWFSPHDELDGMAFGFFERTRDDVRLLSHGGSGPSYGSQLVLIPELELGLFVSFQGSQTGTAAGSFKDEFLDRYVPTTDAALTPDGRPERADELEGSYRPFPIHEHTTYGKLLLSAYTGDVEVRIEDDGTLVTDTGSTSRWVEIEPLVFRRVDGQRTLVFHEEGSDVTALSSDGMPWASVPITRLDDLSVQAGLALGASLVVLSGSLGWPLAAAVRRYRGPPQSRSGSPRRARLAAGGAGGLLFGFVVAVVVAFALVSALDAPSLLQRPPRGFGLLFVLPIAGAAATLVAVGYVVQAWLEGFWSLTVRVHYTAVVCALVVLLWLFRYWNLFWP; via the coding sequence ATGTCCACTACCCTCAACCGTCGGCGTTTTCTCGCGGGTAGTGCCGGCGCGGGCGCTGCACTGGCTACCGGCAGCGTCCCGGGCTGCGCGCAGTCGACGGATAGCGATTCCGATCCGGCCGATCACGACGACCTCGAGGCGTTCGTGGACGACGCGATCGAGTCGGAACTCGCGGAGACCGACGCTTCGGGAGCCGTCGTGTCGGTCGTTCACGACGGCTCGGTCGCGCTCGCGAAGGGATACGGAGAGACCACGTTCGACGGTACGGACGTGACTGCGACCGAGACGCCGGTCCAGACGGGATCTATCTCGAAACTCGTCACCTTCACCGCGGCGATGCAACTCGTCGATCGCGGCGAGATCGACCCTCGCAGCGACGTGACCGACTCCCTCGAGTCGGTGTCGATTCCGGACGCCGAGGACCCGCTCACGCTCGCTCATTTGGCGACGCACACCCCTGGGTTCGAAATCCGATCGCGAAACGATACGGTCGGCGACCTCGCTCACCGACAGTCGCTTTCGACGTCGATCAGTACCTACCGACCGGCACGGGTTCGTCCGCCGGGCGAGCTCATGGGGTACACGAACTACGCTGCCGCGGTGACGGGACAGCTCGTCGCCGACGTCGACGGATCGTCGTTCGAGGAGTACGCCCAGCGGGAGATATTCGCCCCGCTCGAGATGGACCGAAGCACGTTCGCGCCCGTTCCCGATCACCTCGACGGGGACGGCCGCGACGCGCTCGTGGATGCGCTTCCCTGGCACTCCAACGTGCCGCCGGCGTCCGGACTGTGGTCGACGGGAGCAGACATGGCACAGTTCATGCTGGCGCATCTCCAGGCCGGTCGCACCGATGCGGGGCGAGTCCTCTCCAGGGAGGCGACGGAAAAGATGCACAGCCAGTGGTTCTCTCCTCACGATGAACTCGACGGGATGGCGTTCGGCTTCTTCGAACGGACCAGAGACGACGTTCGGCTCCTCTCCCACGGCGGCTCGGGGCCCAGCTACGGGAGCCAACTCGTTCTTATTCCGGAGCTCGAGCTCGGCCTGTTCGTCTCGTTTCAGGGCAGTCAGACGGGCACAGCGGCAGGGTCGTTCAAAGACGAGTTTCTCGATCGATACGTACCGACCACCGACGCGGCGTTGACGCCGGACGGACGCCCGGAACGGGCCGACGAGCTCGAGGGCAGCTACCGACCGTTTCCGATCCACGAGCACACGACGTACGGGAAATTGCTGCTCTCGGCGTACACCGGCGACGTGGAGGTTCGGATCGAAGACGACGGCACGCTGGTCACGGACACCGGGAGTACCAGCCGCTGGGTCGAGATCGAACCGCTCGTCTTTCGTCGGGTCGACGGCCAGCGGACGCTCGTCTTCCACGAGGAAGGGAGCGACGTCACGGCGCTCTCGAGCGACGGGATGCCGTGGGCGTCCGTGCCGATCACGCGGCTCGATGACCTGTCCGTCCAGGCCGGACTCGCGCTCGGAGCGTCCCTCGTCGTGCTCTCGGGTAGTCTGGGATGGCCCCTCGCCGCAGCCGTGCGCCGATACCGCGGGCCGCCGCAGTCACGGTCGGGATCGCCTCGACGTGCGCGGCTGGCCGCGGGTGGCGCCGGCGGACTCCTGTTCGGGTTCGTCGTCGCGGTCGTCGTCGCCTTCGCACTCGTGTCGGCCCTCGACGCTCCCTCGCTGCTCCAGCGCCCGCCCCGCGGATTCGGGCTGCTGTTCGTGCTGCCGATCGCCGGTGCCGCCGCGACGCTCGTGGCCGTGGGCTACGTCGTTCAGGCGTGGCTCGAGGGGTTCTGGAGCCTCACTGTCCGCGTCCACTACACTGCAGTGGTCTGCGCGCTCGTGGTGTTGCTCTGGCTGTTCCGCTACTGGAACCTGTTCTGGCCGTAG
- a CDS encoding methionine adenosyltransferase — MSERNIRIESIDRQAVEDQEVEIVERKGIGHPDSICDGIAESVAGALAREYLDRVGEVLHFNTDETQLVAGEAAPAFGGGEVVDPIYLLIVGRATKHYEGQTIPAETIALRAAREYLETNIPQLTVGEDIVVDVKLGEGSGDLQEVFGEDEVSVPMANDTSFGVGHAPLTETEQIVLETERRLNGEYAEENPELGPDVKIMGKREGDEIDVTVAAAMVDEYIADMDEYIEAVESVREFADGVAREYTDRAVDVHVNTADDYDEGSIYLTVTGTSAEQGDDGSVGRGNRANGLITPNRSMSMEATSGKNPVNHIGKIYNLLSTEIAEGVVGEVDGIRDLRVRLLSQIGRPIDQPHVADVQVVTDDSVSVSDVEDDVEAIVDRELAAVTEITRSVIEGELSTF; from the coding sequence ATGAGCGAGCGGAACATCCGGATCGAGTCTATCGACCGGCAAGCGGTCGAGGATCAGGAGGTCGAAATCGTCGAACGAAAGGGAATCGGACACCCCGACTCCATCTGTGACGGCATCGCCGAGAGCGTCGCCGGGGCGCTCGCACGCGAGTATCTCGATCGCGTCGGCGAAGTACTTCACTTCAACACCGACGAGACGCAACTCGTCGCCGGCGAGGCCGCGCCCGCGTTCGGCGGCGGCGAGGTCGTCGACCCCATCTACCTGCTGATCGTCGGCCGCGCGACCAAACACTACGAGGGCCAGACCATCCCCGCCGAGACCATCGCGCTGCGGGCCGCGCGGGAGTACCTCGAGACGAACATTCCCCAGCTGACCGTCGGCGAGGACATCGTCGTCGACGTCAAGCTCGGGGAGGGAAGCGGCGATCTGCAGGAGGTCTTCGGAGAGGACGAAGTCAGCGTGCCGATGGCCAACGACACGAGCTTCGGCGTCGGCCACGCGCCGCTGACGGAGACGGAACAGATCGTCCTCGAGACCGAACGCCGGCTGAACGGGGAGTACGCCGAGGAAAACCCCGAACTCGGTCCGGACGTGAAGATCATGGGCAAGCGCGAGGGCGACGAGATCGACGTCACCGTCGCGGCGGCGATGGTCGACGAGTACATCGCGGACATGGACGAGTACATCGAGGCAGTCGAGTCGGTCCGCGAGTTCGCCGACGGCGTCGCGCGCGAGTACACCGACCGCGCGGTCGACGTCCACGTCAACACGGCCGACGACTACGACGAGGGGTCGATCTATCTCACGGTCACTGGTACCTCCGCCGAGCAGGGCGACGACGGTTCCGTCGGGCGAGGCAACCGCGCGAATGGGCTCATCACGCCCAACCGCTCGATGTCGATGGAAGCGACGAGCGGGAAGAACCCGGTCAACCACATCGGGAAGATCTACAACCTGCTCTCGACGGAGATCGCCGAGGGCGTGGTCGGCGAGGTCGACGGGATCCGCGACCTCCGCGTCCGACTTCTGAGCCAGATCGGCCGGCCGATCGATCAGCCCCACGTCGCCGACGTCCAGGTCGTCACTGACGATAGCGTCTCGGTGTCGGACGTCGAAGACGACGTCGAGGCGATCGTCGATCGGGAACTCGCGGCCGTCACCGAAATCACCCGCAGCGTGATCGAGGGCGAACTGTCGACGTTCTAA
- the cyaB gene encoding class IV adenylate cyclase: MYEVEAKVPAALEAVRDRLEDHGATPLGNVVQVDTYYDAPHREFAETDEALRIRSERLEDESAETRVTYKGPLLDDESKTREEVETAVADRETFAAILTNLGFEPAATVRKERERFAIEGYTITLDSVEDVGQYVEVETEVESESDLEVAREGAYDVLERLGLDPDDQIRTSYLGLLLEGESTAR; encoded by the coding sequence ATGTACGAGGTCGAAGCGAAGGTGCCCGCCGCTCTCGAGGCGGTCCGTGACCGCCTCGAGGACCATGGAGCGACGCCGCTGGGAAACGTCGTCCAGGTCGATACGTACTACGACGCGCCCCACCGCGAGTTCGCCGAGACGGACGAGGCCCTTCGGATTCGGTCGGAGCGTCTCGAAGACGAGTCCGCCGAAACCCGCGTCACCTACAAGGGGCCGCTCCTCGACGACGAATCCAAGACCCGCGAGGAGGTCGAAACTGCCGTGGCGGACCGTGAGACGTTCGCAGCGATCCTGACGAACCTCGGCTTCGAACCCGCTGCGACCGTCCGAAAGGAACGCGAGCGGTTCGCGATCGAGGGGTACACGATCACGCTCGACTCGGTCGAGGACGTCGGCCAGTACGTCGAGGTCGAGACAGAAGTCGAGAGCGAATCCGATCTCGAGGTGGCCCGCGAGGGGGCCTACGACGTGCTCGAGCGACTGGGACTCGATCCCGACGATCAGATTCGGACCTCGTATCTCGGGTTGTTGCTCGAGGGCGAGTCGACTGCCCGTTGA